A window of the Camelus ferus isolate YT-003-E chromosome 22, BCGSAC_Cfer_1.0, whole genome shotgun sequence genome harbors these coding sequences:
- the GATAD2A gene encoding transcriptional repressor p66-alpha isoform X5, translated as MKSERRAPSPDVIVLSDNEQPASPRVNGLSKETLKETSTEALMKSSPEERERMIKQLKEELRLEEAKLVLLKKLRQSQIQKETTTQKPTGSTGSSVTTPPPLVRGTQNIPSGKPSLQTSSTRMPGSVIPPPLVRGGQQTSSKLGPQTSSQVVMPPLVRGAQQIHNIRQHSSTGPPPLLLAPRASVPSVQIQGQRIIQQGLIRVANVPNTSLLVNIPQPSPASLKGTTATSAQANSTPTSVASVVTSADSPASRQAAAKLALRKQLEKTLLEIPPPKPPAPEMNFLPSAANNEFIYLVGLEEVVQNLLETQAGRMSAAVVLSREPYMCAQCKTDFTCRWREEKGGAIMCENCMASNQKKALKVEHTSRLKAAFVKALQQEQEIEQRLLQQGAAPTQAKAEPATAPHPVLKQVIKPRRKLAFRSGEARDWSNGAVLQASSQLSRGSATTPRGILHTFSQSPKLQNAASATALVSRTGRHSERAVSAGKGNATSNWKKAPLSTGGALAFVSPSLAVHKTSSAVDRQREYLLDMIPPRSIPQSATWK; from the exons ATGAAGTCAGAAAGGAGAGCCCCTTCGCCCGATGTGATTGTGCTTTCTGACAACGAGCAACCTGCGAGCCCAAGGGTGAATGGGCTGTCGAAGGAGACCTTGAAGGAGACCAGCACCGAGGCCCTCATG AAAAGCAGTCCTGAAGAACGAGAAAGGATGATTAAGCAACTGAAAGAAGAGTTAAGATTAGAAGAAGCAAAACTCGTTTTATTGAAGAAGTTGCGGCAGAGTCAAATACAAAAGGAAACCACCACACAgaag CCCACAGGCTCCACTGGGAGCTCCGTGACCACCCCTCCCCCGCTTGTACGGGGCACCCAGAACATTCCTTCCGGCAAGCCATCGCTTCAG ACCTCTTCAACTCGGATGCCTGGCAGTGTCATCCCACCACCCCTGGTCCGTGGCGGGCAGCAGACGTCCTCGAAGTTAGGGCCTCAGACAAGCTCACAGGTCGTCATGCCCCCGCTCGTCAGGGGGGCCCAG CAAATCCACAACATCAGACAACATTCCAGCACGGGGCCACCGCCactcctcctggctcccagggcaTCGGTGCCCAGTGTGCAAATTCAGGGACAGAGGATCATCCAGCAGGGCCTCATCCGCGTCGCCAATGTCCCCAACACTAGTCTGCTCGTTAACATCCCACAG CCCTCCCCAGCATCGCTGAAAGGGACGACGGCCACCTCTGCTCAGGCCAACTCCACCCCCACCAGCGTGGCCTCCGTGGTCACCTCTGCTGATTCTCCAGCCAGCCGGCAGGCGGCTGCCAAGCTTGCACTGCGCAAACAGCTGGAGAAGACGCTGCTTGAAATCCCCCCTCCCAAGCCCCCTGCCCCTGAGATGAACTTCCTGCCCAGTGCTGCCAACAATGAATTCATCTACCTGGTcggcctggaggaggtggtgcaGAACCTGCTGGAGACGCAAG CAGGCAGGATGTCAGCCGCCGTTGTGCTGTCCCGGGAGCCCTACATGTGTGCACAGTGCAAGACGGACTTCACGTGCCGCTGGCGGGAGGAAAAGGGTGGTGCCATCATGTGTGAGAACTGCATGGCATCCAACCAGAAGAAGGCCCTCAAGGTGGAGCACACGAGCCGGCTGAAGGCTGCTTTCGTGAAGGCGCTACAGCAGGAGCAGGAGATCGAGCAGCGCCTCCTGCAGCAGGGCGCTGCCCCCACGCAGGCCAAGGCTGAGCCTGCCACCGCCCCACACCCCGTGCTGAAGCAG GTCATAAAACCCCGGCGTAAGTTGGCGTTCCGCTCAGGAGAGGCCCGCGACTGGAGTAACGGGGCTGTGCTACAG GCCTCCAGCCAGCTGTCCCGGGGTTCGGCCACAACGCCCCGAGGCATCCTGCACACTTTCAGCCAGTCACCCAAACTGCAGAATGCAGCCTCGGCCACAGCCCTTGTCAGCAGGACCGGCAGACATTCCGAGAGAGCCGTGAGCGCCGGCAAAGGCAACGCCACCTCCAACTGGAAGAAGGCGCCCCTGAGTACAG
- the GATAD2A gene encoding transcriptional repressor p66-alpha isoform X4: protein MGPWTCEPHTGICGVWVWSSWKRCPAQSGHSGNNLLSRLHSDMKSERRAPSPDVIVLSDNEQPASPRVNGLSKETLKETSTEALMKSSPEERERMIKQLKEELRLEEAKLVLLKKLRQSQIQKETTTQKPTGSTGSSVTTPPPLVRGTQNIPSGKPSLQTSSTRMPGSVIPPPLVRGGQQTSSKLGPQTSSQVVMPPLVRGAQQIHNIRQHSSTGPPPLLLAPRASVPSVQIQGQRIIQQGLIRVANVPNTSLLVNIPQPSPASLKGTTATSAQANSTPTSVASVVTSADSPASRQAAAKLALRKQLEKTLLEIPPPKPPAPEMNFLPSAANNEFIYLVGLEEVVQNLLETQAGRMSAAVVLSREPYMCAQCKTDFTCRWREEKGGAIMCENCMASNQKKALKVEHTSRLKAAFVKALQQEQEIEQRLLQQGAAPTQAKAEPATAPHPVLKQVIKPRRKLAFRSGEARDWSNGAVLQASSQLSRGSATTPRGILHTFSQSPKLQNAASATALVSRTGRHSERAVSAGKGNATSNWKKAPLSTGGALAFVSPSLAVHKTSSAVDRQREYLLDMIPPRSIPQSATWK, encoded by the exons GCATCtgtggggtgtgggtgtggaGCTCTTGGAAACGCTGTCCAGCACAATCTGGGCACTCTGGTAACAACCTGCTGTCCCGGCTCCACAGCGACATGAAGTCAGAAAGGAGAGCCCCTTCGCCCGATGTGATTGTGCTTTCTGACAACGAGCAACCTGCGAGCCCAAGGGTGAATGGGCTGTCGAAGGAGACCTTGAAGGAGACCAGCACCGAGGCCCTCATG AAAAGCAGTCCTGAAGAACGAGAAAGGATGATTAAGCAACTGAAAGAAGAGTTAAGATTAGAAGAAGCAAAACTCGTTTTATTGAAGAAGTTGCGGCAGAGTCAAATACAAAAGGAAACCACCACACAgaag CCCACAGGCTCCACTGGGAGCTCCGTGACCACCCCTCCCCCGCTTGTACGGGGCACCCAGAACATTCCTTCCGGCAAGCCATCGCTTCAG ACCTCTTCAACTCGGATGCCTGGCAGTGTCATCCCACCACCCCTGGTCCGTGGCGGGCAGCAGACGTCCTCGAAGTTAGGGCCTCAGACAAGCTCACAGGTCGTCATGCCCCCGCTCGTCAGGGGGGCCCAG CAAATCCACAACATCAGACAACATTCCAGCACGGGGCCACCGCCactcctcctggctcccagggcaTCGGTGCCCAGTGTGCAAATTCAGGGACAGAGGATCATCCAGCAGGGCCTCATCCGCGTCGCCAATGTCCCCAACACTAGTCTGCTCGTTAACATCCCACAG CCCTCCCCAGCATCGCTGAAAGGGACGACGGCCACCTCTGCTCAGGCCAACTCCACCCCCACCAGCGTGGCCTCCGTGGTCACCTCTGCTGATTCTCCAGCCAGCCGGCAGGCGGCTGCCAAGCTTGCACTGCGCAAACAGCTGGAGAAGACGCTGCTTGAAATCCCCCCTCCCAAGCCCCCTGCCCCTGAGATGAACTTCCTGCCCAGTGCTGCCAACAATGAATTCATCTACCTGGTcggcctggaggaggtggtgcaGAACCTGCTGGAGACGCAAG CAGGCAGGATGTCAGCCGCCGTTGTGCTGTCCCGGGAGCCCTACATGTGTGCACAGTGCAAGACGGACTTCACGTGCCGCTGGCGGGAGGAAAAGGGTGGTGCCATCATGTGTGAGAACTGCATGGCATCCAACCAGAAGAAGGCCCTCAAGGTGGAGCACACGAGCCGGCTGAAGGCTGCTTTCGTGAAGGCGCTACAGCAGGAGCAGGAGATCGAGCAGCGCCTCCTGCAGCAGGGCGCTGCCCCCACGCAGGCCAAGGCTGAGCCTGCCACCGCCCCACACCCCGTGCTGAAGCAG GTCATAAAACCCCGGCGTAAGTTGGCGTTCCGCTCAGGAGAGGCCCGCGACTGGAGTAACGGGGCTGTGCTACAG GCCTCCAGCCAGCTGTCCCGGGGTTCGGCCACAACGCCCCGAGGCATCCTGCACACTTTCAGCCAGTCACCCAAACTGCAGAATGCAGCCTCGGCCACAGCCCTTGTCAGCAGGACCGGCAGACATTCCGAGAGAGCCGTGAGCGCCGGCAAAGGCAACGCCACCTCCAACTGGAAGAAGGCGCCCCTGAGTACAG